Proteins from one Comamonas flocculans genomic window:
- a CDS encoding NuoB/complex I 20 kDa subunit family protein, which produces MIEGAMKEGFVTMSYDAVVNWAKTGSLWPMTFGLACCAVEMMHAAAARYDLARFGAEVFRASPRQSDLMIVAGTLCNKMAPALRKVYDQMAEPRWVISMGSCANGGGYYHYSYSVVRGCDRIVPVDVYVPGCPPTAEALIYGIIQLQQKIRRTQTIARA; this is translated from the coding sequence ATGATTGAAGGCGCGATGAAGGAAGGCTTCGTCACCATGAGCTACGACGCCGTGGTGAACTGGGCCAAAACCGGCTCGCTGTGGCCCATGACCTTCGGTCTGGCCTGCTGCGCGGTGGAGATGATGCACGCCGCCGCCGCGCGCTACGACCTGGCGCGCTTCGGCGCCGAGGTGTTTCGCGCGAGCCCCCGCCAGTCCGACCTGATGATCGTCGCCGGCACGCTGTGCAACAAGATGGCGCCGGCGCTGCGCAAGGTCTACGACCAGATGGCCGAGCCGCGCTGGGTCATCTCCATGGGCTCGTGCGCCAACGGCGGCGGCTACTACCACTACAGCTACTCCGTGGTGCGCGGCTGCGACCGCATCGTGCCGGTCGACGTCTACGTGCCCGGCTGCCCGCCGACGGCCGAAGCCTTGATCTACGGCATCATCCAGCTGCAGCAGAAAATCCGCCGCACGCAAACCATCGCGCGCGCTTGA
- the nuoF gene encoding NADH-quinone oxidoreductase subunit NuoF, with translation MSTVQELLSSFEAHGQESCFHGRHINPQIYAGLDGTNWRLKDYEARGGYQALRKILGADGGQKMTQDEVIATVKASGLRGRGGAGFPTGLKWSFMPRQFPGAKHLCCNSDEGEPGTFKDRDILMYNPHIVIEGMAIGAYAMGVNLAYNYIHGEIFTVYERFEEALEEARAAGYLGKNVLGSGFDFELHAHHGFGAYICGEETALLESLEGKKGQPRFKPPFPASYGLYGKPTTVNNTETFAAVPWIFRHSAQEYLECGKPNNGGTKIFSVSGDVEKPGNYEIPLGTPFTKLLELAGGVRGGRQLKAVIPGGSSSPVLPAAIMNECTMDYDSIAKAGSMLGSGAVIVMDETRDMVECLVRLSYFYMHESCGQCTPCREGTGWLWRMVHRIQNGQGRAEDIEKLDEVAFNIMGRTICALGDAAAMPVRAMIKHYRHEFVAKIEAAQAAAA, from the coding sequence ATGAGCACGGTTCAGGAGCTGCTGTCCAGCTTCGAGGCACACGGCCAGGAGTCCTGCTTCCACGGTCGCCACATCAACCCGCAGATCTATGCGGGTCTGGATGGCACCAACTGGCGCCTCAAGGACTACGAGGCGCGCGGCGGCTACCAGGCGCTACGCAAGATCCTGGGTGCCGACGGCGGGCAGAAGATGACGCAGGACGAGGTCATCGCCACCGTCAAGGCCTCCGGCCTGCGCGGGCGCGGCGGCGCGGGTTTTCCCACGGGGCTGAAGTGGAGCTTCATGCCGCGCCAGTTCCCCGGCGCCAAGCACCTGTGCTGCAACTCCGACGAGGGCGAACCCGGCACCTTCAAGGATCGCGACATCCTCATGTACAACCCGCACATCGTCATCGAGGGCATGGCGATCGGGGCGTACGCCATGGGCGTGAACCTCGCCTACAACTACATCCACGGTGAAATCTTCACCGTGTACGAACGCTTCGAGGAAGCACTGGAAGAAGCGCGCGCCGCGGGCTACCTGGGCAAGAACGTGCTGGGCAGCGGCTTCGACTTCGAGCTGCATGCGCACCATGGTTTCGGCGCGTACATCTGCGGCGAGGAAACCGCGTTGCTGGAGTCGCTTGAAGGCAAGAAGGGCCAGCCGCGCTTCAAGCCGCCGTTTCCCGCAAGCTACGGCCTGTACGGCAAGCCGACCACGGTCAACAACACCGAAACCTTCGCGGCGGTGCCGTGGATCTTCCGCCACAGCGCCCAGGAGTACCTGGAGTGTGGCAAGCCCAACAACGGCGGCACCAAGATCTTCTCGGTTTCGGGCGATGTCGAAAAACCCGGCAACTACGAGATCCCGCTGGGCACGCCCTTCACCAAGCTGCTGGAACTGGCCGGCGGCGTGCGCGGCGGGCGCCAGCTCAAGGCGGTGATCCCCGGTGGTTCGTCGTCCCCGGTGCTGCCCGCGGCCATCATGAACGAATGCACGATGGACTACGACAGCATCGCCAAGGCGGGCTCCATGCTGGGCTCGGGCGCCGTCATCGTGATGGACGAGACGCGCGACATGGTCGAGTGCCTGGTGCGGCTGTCCTACTTCTACATGCACGAATCCTGCGGCCAATGCACGCCGTGCCGCGAGGGCACGGGCTGGCTCTGGCGCATGGTGCACCGCATCCAGAACGGCCAGGGGCGTGCCGAGGACATCGAGAAGCTGGACGAGGTCGCATTCAACATCATGGGGCGCACCATCTGCGCCCTGGGGGACGCGGCCGCCATGCCGGTGCGTGCCATGATCAAGCACTACCGTCACGAGTTCGTGGCCAAGATCGAAGCAGCCCAGGCTGCGGCGGCCTGA
- the rpsO gene encoding 30S ribosomal protein S15 — protein MISSTAKAEVVKANARSASDTGSPEVQVALLTARINELTPHFKQHVKDHHGRRGLLRMVSRRRKLLDYLKAKDAERYTALIAKLGLRK, from the coding sequence ATGATCTCTTCCACAGCCAAGGCCGAAGTCGTCAAGGCCAACGCCCGTTCCGCCTCGGACACGGGCAGCCCCGAAGTGCAGGTGGCGCTGCTGACCGCGCGCATCAACGAACTGACCCCGCACTTCAAGCAGCATGTGAAGGACCACCATGGCCGCCGCGGTCTGCTGCGCATGGTGAGCCGCCGTCGCAAGCTGCTCGACTACCTCAAGGCCAAGGACGCCGAGCGCTACACCGCGCTGATCGCCAAGCTCGGCCTGCGCAAGTAA
- a CDS encoding NADH-quinone oxidoreductase subunit C: MTDVAIRPEELRDTVARVLGAKAREVTLVLDEVTAVVGAPDYLAAMRLLRDAPECKFDQLIDLCAVDYSSWRDLGAEGPRFAVVVHLLSVALNQRLRVRVFCPDDDFPVVPSLCPIWSGANWFEREAFDLYGVVFDGHEDLRRILTDYGFIGHPFRKDFPLSGEVEMRYDETQRRVVYEPVTIEPREVTPRIIREEHYAGLDRGDQWLGGVNR, encoded by the coding sequence ATGACGGATGTGGCAATACGCCCCGAAGAACTGCGCGATACCGTGGCCCGGGTGCTCGGTGCCAAGGCGCGCGAGGTGACGCTGGTGCTGGACGAGGTCACCGCCGTGGTGGGGGCGCCCGACTATCTGGCGGCGATGCGGCTGCTGCGCGATGCGCCCGAGTGCAAGTTCGACCAGCTCATCGACCTGTGCGCGGTGGACTATTCCAGCTGGCGCGACCTGGGTGCCGAAGGCCCGCGCTTTGCCGTGGTCGTGCACCTGCTGTCGGTGGCGCTCAACCAGCGCCTGCGGGTGCGCGTGTTCTGTCCCGATGACGACTTTCCCGTGGTGCCCTCGCTGTGCCCGATCTGGAGTGGCGCCAACTGGTTCGAGCGCGAAGCCTTCGACCTGTACGGCGTGGTCTTCGACGGCCACGAGGACCTGCGCCGCATCCTTACCGACTACGGCTTCATCGGCCACCCCTTCCGCAAGGACTTTCCGCTGTCGGGCGAAGTGGAGATGCGCTACGACGAGACCCAGCGGCGCGTGGTCTACGAGCCCGTGACCATAGAGCCGCGCGAAGTGACGCCGCGCATCATCCGTGAAGAACACTATGCGGGCCTGGACCGCGGCGACCAGTGGCTGGGCGGAGTCAATCGCTAA
- a CDS encoding NADH-quinone oxidoreductase subunit A has protein sequence MNLDAYLPVLLFILVGLAIGVVPLVLGWILGPNRPDPAKNSPYECGFEAFDDARMKFDVRYYLVAILFILFDLEIAFLFPWAVALREVGMPGLIAVFIFLGILVVGFIYEWKKGALEWE, from the coding sequence ATGAACCTTGATGCCTACCTCCCCGTACTCTTGTTCATTCTGGTCGGTCTGGCGATCGGGGTCGTGCCGCTCGTCCTGGGCTGGATCCTCGGCCCCAACCGGCCCGATCCGGCGAAGAATTCTCCCTACGAATGCGGTTTCGAGGCCTTCGACGACGCGCGCATGAAGTTTGACGTGCGCTACTACCTCGTTGCCATTTTGTTCATTCTCTTCGACCTCGAAATCGCCTTTCTCTTCCCCTGGGCCGTGGCGCTGCGGGAGGTGGGCATGCCGGGTCTGATTGCCGTGTTCATCTTTCTCGGCATCCTCGTCGTGGGCTTCATCTACGAATGGAAAAAGGGTGCGCTCGAGTGGGAATGA
- a CDS encoding type II toxin-antitoxin system HicB family antitoxin, with protein sequence MNTMTHKGYTARVEFDERDAIFAGRILGIADVIGFHGETVAELRAAFEEAVDDYLATCAKIGKQPLKPASGNMMLRVPPEVHLQAQIAAQARGQSLNQWAAEVFRSAALA encoded by the coding sequence ATGAACACCATGACCCACAAGGGCTACACCGCCCGTGTCGAGTTCGATGAACGCGACGCCATCTTCGCTGGCCGCATCCTCGGCATTGCCGACGTGATCGGTTTCCACGGCGAAACCGTGGCCGAACTGCGCGCGGCGTTTGAGGAAGCCGTCGATGACTACCTGGCTACCTGCGCGAAGATCGGCAAGCAGCCGCTCAAGCCCGCCAGCGGCAACATGATGCTGCGCGTGCCGCCCGAGGTTCACCTGCAGGCGCAGATCGCCGCGCAGGCACGCGGGCAAAGCCTCAACCAGTGGGCTGCTGAAGTGTTTCGCAGTGCTGCGCTGGCCTGA
- the secG gene encoding preprotein translocase subunit SecG, producing MHLLLNIVFAVQMLTAIAMVALILVQHGKGADMGAAFGSGSAGSLFGSSGSANFLSHTTAVLATIFLVATLTLAYFGNQRPTDNSVGSVLETPAAVAPATPAPDTGAAATDVPADKPGSDSSQIPTK from the coding sequence ATGCATCTCCTGCTCAACATCGTTTTCGCCGTTCAAATGCTCACGGCCATCGCCATGGTGGCGCTGATCCTGGTGCAGCACGGCAAGGGCGCCGACATGGGCGCGGCCTTTGGCAGCGGCAGTGCCGGCAGCCTGTTCGGCTCCAGCGGCAGCGCCAACTTCCTCTCGCATACCACGGCGGTGCTGGCCACCATTTTTCTGGTGGCCACGCTCACGCTCGCCTACTTCGGCAACCAGCGTCCGACGGACAACAGCGTGGGCAGCGTGCTGGAGACGCCGGCAGCGGTGGCTCCCGCCACGCCCGCTCCCGATACGGGCGCGGCAGCGACCGATGTGCCGGCGGACAAGCCGGGTAGCGACAGCAGCCAGATCCCGACCAAATGA
- a CDS encoding NAD(P)H-quinone oxidoreductase, whose protein sequence is MKDVMRAVEIAGFGPAQNLRLVERPLPRPGADELLIRVGASGINRPDVLQRQGHYPPPPGASDLPGLEVAGVIVRGDEAAMARAGLKVGQRVCALLAGGGYADHCVAPVAQCLPVPDGLSDVQAASLPENYFTVWSNVFDRGRLQAGETLLVQGGSSGIGVAAIQLGKAFGATVLATAGSDEKCAACLRLGADAAINYRTQDFVAEAQRLTAGRGVDVVLDMVAGDYIAREVQCMAEDGRIVIIAAQGGTRAEFNAGLVLRKRLLITGSTLRVRPVAFKGAIAQALREHVWPLLASGAVQPVVHATFAAAQAADAHLLMESNQHIGKIVLTW, encoded by the coding sequence ATGAAGGATGTGATGCGCGCCGTGGAGATCGCCGGCTTTGGTCCGGCGCAGAACCTGCGCCTAGTCGAGCGGCCGCTGCCGCGGCCCGGCGCGGATGAGCTGCTGATCCGCGTGGGCGCCAGCGGCATCAACCGCCCCGACGTGCTGCAGCGCCAAGGCCACTATCCGCCGCCGCCGGGTGCTTCCGACCTGCCGGGGCTTGAAGTGGCCGGCGTCATCGTGCGCGGTGACGAAGCGGCGATGGCGCGCGCCGGCCTGAAGGTGGGCCAGCGCGTCTGCGCGCTGCTGGCCGGTGGCGGCTATGCCGACCACTGCGTCGCGCCCGTCGCGCAGTGCCTGCCGGTGCCGGACGGCCTGAGCGACGTGCAGGCGGCATCGCTGCCCGAAAACTACTTCACCGTCTGGAGCAACGTCTTCGACCGCGGCCGGCTGCAGGCCGGCGAAACCCTGCTGGTGCAGGGCGGCAGCAGCGGCATAGGCGTGGCTGCCATCCAGCTGGGCAAGGCCTTTGGCGCCACGGTGCTGGCCACCGCCGGCAGCGATGAAAAATGCGCCGCCTGCCTGCGCCTGGGGGCCGACGCCGCGATCAACTACCGCACGCAGGACTTCGTGGCCGAGGCGCAGCGCCTCACCGCGGGGCGCGGCGTGGACGTGGTGCTGGACATGGTCGCGGGCGACTACATCGCGCGTGAAGTGCAGTGCATGGCCGAGGACGGGCGCATCGTCATCATCGCGGCGCAGGGCGGCACCCGGGCGGAGTTCAATGCCGGTCTGGTGCTGCGCAAGCGCCTGCTCATCACCGGCTCCACGCTGCGCGTGCGTCCCGTCGCCTTCAAGGGGGCCATCGCCCAGGCGCTGCGCGAGCACGTCTGGCCGCTGCTGGCCAGCGGCGCGGTGCAGCCCGTCGTCCACGCCACCTTCGCGGCGGCGCAAGCGGCCGACGCCCACCTGCTGATGGAGTCCAACCAGCACATCGGCAAGATCGTCCTGACCTGGTGA
- a CDS encoding type II toxin-antitoxin system HicA family toxin has translation MNSKQRKALEAVFAKPTSKTLEWATIESLLMATGCALVEGNGSRVRFVKDGHVAAFHRPHPAKEAKAYQVEQTRDFLTLIGVKP, from the coding sequence ATGAACAGCAAGCAGCGCAAAGCCCTTGAAGCCGTGTTTGCCAAGCCCACCAGCAAGACGCTGGAATGGGCGACCATCGAATCCCTGCTCATGGCCACCGGGTGTGCGTTGGTAGAGGGCAATGGCAGCCGCGTGCGCTTCGTGAAGGACGGCCACGTCGCCGCCTTCCATCGCCCCCACCCGGCAAAGGAGGCCAAGGCGTACCAGGTGGAGCAGACCCGCGATTTTCTGACCCTGATCGGAGTGAAACCATGA
- the tpiA gene encoding triose-phosphate isomerase — MSTRPKFIAGNWKMNASLQANAALLQALRQGLQGQEPACRIAVAVPAPYLAQVGQLLQGSAVALGAQDVSRHEQGAYTGEVSAAMLADFGVRYCLVGHSERRQYHGETDADVAAKAARLLAHGITPVVCVGESLAEREAGQTLAVVQRQLGAVLGELGSAAEGIVAAYEPVWAIGTGRTATPEQAQQVHAALRGQLAAALAAAAEPIPVLYGGSMNPGNAGELLAQSDIDGGLIGGAALKAEDFLKIISAAQAVQAQ; from the coding sequence ATGAGCACACGTCCCAAATTCATTGCCGGCAACTGGAAGATGAACGCCAGCCTGCAGGCCAACGCCGCGCTGCTGCAGGCGCTGCGCCAGGGCCTGCAGGGGCAGGAGCCGGCCTGCCGGATCGCCGTGGCCGTGCCCGCGCCCTATCTGGCGCAGGTTGGCCAGCTGCTGCAGGGCAGCGCGGTGGCGCTCGGCGCGCAGGACGTCTCGCGCCACGAGCAGGGTGCCTACACCGGCGAGGTTTCGGCCGCCATGCTGGCCGACTTCGGCGTGCGCTACTGCCTGGTCGGACATTCCGAGCGGCGCCAGTACCACGGCGAGACCGACGCCGACGTCGCCGCCAAGGCAGCCCGGCTGCTGGCGCACGGCATCACGCCCGTGGTGTGCGTGGGCGAGTCGCTGGCCGAGCGCGAAGCGGGGCAGACGCTGGCCGTGGTGCAGCGCCAGCTGGGCGCGGTGCTCGGCGAGCTGGGCAGCGCCGCAGAGGGCATCGTCGCGGCCTACGAGCCGGTCTGGGCCATAGGCACGGGCCGCACCGCCACGCCCGAACAGGCCCAGCAGGTGCACGCGGCGCTGCGCGGCCAGCTCGCCGCGGCGCTGGCGGCGGCGGCCGAGCCGATTCCCGTGCTGTATGGCGGCAGCATGAACCCTGGCAACGCGGGCGAGCTGCTGGCCCAGAGCGACATCGACGGCGGCCTGATCGGGGGCGCGGCCCTGAAGGCCGAAGACTTCCTGAAAATCATCAGCGCAGCACAAGCTGTGCAAGCGCAGTAA
- the pnp gene encoding polyribonucleotide nucleotidyltransferase, whose amino-acid sequence MTIFNKITKTFQWGQHSVTLETGEIARQAGGAVLVRMDDTVVLATVVGSRNPKPGQDFFPLTVDYIEKTYAAGKIPGNFFKREAKPSEHETLTSRLIDRPIRPLFPEGFYNEVHVVIHTVSLNPEVDADIAALIGTSAALAISGIPFNGPIGAARVGYINGEYVLNPGQTERKNSQLDLVVAGTEAAVLMVESEAQQLPEDVMLGAVVFGHEQGKIAINAIHELVREAGKPAWDWQAPAKDEALIAKVNELGEGLLRAAYHNRNKQLRTQACREAYAAVKAGLAEQGVEFDAVNVDNLLFELEARIVRSQILAGEPRIDGRDTRTVRPIEISTGVLPRTHGSALFTRGETQALVLTTLGTERDAQRIDALAGEYEDRFLFHYNMPPFATGEVGRMGSTKRREVGHGRLAKRALIACLPSKDEFPYTLRVVSEITESNGSSSMASVCGGCLSLMDAGVPMKAHVAGIAMGLIKEDNKFAVLTDILGDEDHLGDMDFKVAGTTAGITALQMDIKIQGITKEIMQVALAQAKEARMHILGKMQEALGGAKEEISSFAPKLYTMKINPEKIRDVIGKGGATIRQLTEETGTQINIEEDGTITIASNDAAKADEAKRRIELLTVEAEVGQVYEGPVTKILDFGALVNILPGKDGLLHISQIAHERVEQVSDYLKEGQIVKVKVLETDDKGRVKLSMKALLERPAREDRPEGENGGRRDYGDRGDRGERGHRRNGREHERTPRDEAPRDEAGGQGEA is encoded by the coding sequence ATGACCATCTTCAACAAGATCACCAAGACCTTCCAGTGGGGCCAGCACAGCGTGACGCTGGAAACCGGCGAAATCGCGCGCCAGGCCGGCGGCGCCGTGCTGGTGCGCATGGACGACACCGTGGTGCTGGCTACCGTGGTCGGCTCCAGGAACCCCAAGCCCGGCCAGGACTTCTTCCCGCTGACGGTGGACTACATCGAGAAGACCTACGCCGCGGGCAAGATTCCGGGCAACTTCTTCAAGCGCGAGGCCAAGCCCAGCGAGCACGAGACGCTGACCAGCCGCCTGATCGACCGCCCGATCCGCCCGCTGTTTCCCGAGGGCTTCTACAACGAAGTGCACGTGGTCATCCACACCGTTTCGCTCAACCCCGAGGTGGACGCCGACATCGCCGCCCTGATCGGTACCAGCGCGGCGCTGGCGATTTCCGGCATCCCGTTCAATGGCCCGATCGGCGCGGCGCGCGTGGGCTACATCAACGGCGAATACGTGCTCAACCCCGGCCAGACCGAGCGCAAGAACAGCCAGCTCGACCTGGTGGTGGCGGGTACCGAGGCGGCCGTGCTGATGGTCGAATCCGAAGCCCAGCAGCTGCCCGAAGACGTGATGCTCGGCGCCGTGGTTTTTGGTCATGAGCAGGGCAAGATCGCGATCAACGCCATCCACGAGCTGGTGCGCGAAGCCGGCAAGCCCGCGTGGGACTGGCAGGCGCCGGCCAAGGACGAAGCCCTGATCGCCAAGGTCAACGAACTGGGCGAAGGCCTGCTGCGCGCGGCCTACCACAACCGCAACAAGCAGCTGCGCACCCAGGCCTGCCGCGAGGCCTACGCCGCCGTGAAGGCGGGCCTTGCCGAGCAGGGCGTGGAATTCGACGCCGTGAACGTGGACAACCTGCTCTTTGAGCTGGAAGCGCGCATCGTGCGCAGCCAGATCCTGGCCGGCGAGCCGCGCATCGACGGGCGCGACACGCGCACCGTGCGCCCCATCGAAATCAGCACCGGCGTGCTGCCGCGCACCCACGGCTCGGCCCTGTTCACGCGCGGCGAGACCCAGGCGCTGGTGCTGACCACGCTGGGCACCGAGCGCGACGCCCAGCGCATCGACGCGCTGGCCGGCGAATACGAAGACCGCTTCCTGTTCCACTACAACATGCCGCCCTTTGCCACCGGCGAAGTCGGGCGCATGGGCTCGACCAAGCGCCGCGAGGTCGGCCATGGCCGTCTGGCCAAGCGTGCGCTCATCGCCTGCCTGCCGAGCAAGGACGAGTTCCCCTACACCCTGCGCGTGGTCTCCGAGATCACCGAATCCAACGGTTCGTCTTCGATGGCCTCGGTCTGCGGCGGCTGCCTGTCGCTGATGGATGCCGGCGTGCCGATGAAGGCGCACGTGGCCGGCATCGCCATGGGCCTGATCAAGGAAGACAACAAGTTCGCGGTGCTCACCGACATCCTCGGCGATGAGGACCACCTGGGCGACATGGACTTCAAGGTGGCCGGCACCACGGCGGGCATCACCGCGCTGCAGATGGACATCAAGATCCAGGGCATCACCAAGGAAATCATGCAGGTCGCGCTGGCCCAGGCCAAGGAAGCGCGCATGCACATTCTGGGCAAGATGCAGGAAGCGCTGGGCGGCGCCAAGGAAGAGATCAGCAGCTTCGCGCCCAAGCTCTACACCATGAAGATCAACCCCGAGAAGATCCGCGACGTGATCGGCAAGGGCGGCGCCACCATCCGCCAGCTGACCGAGGAAACCGGCACGCAGATCAACATCGAGGAAGACGGCACCATCACCATCGCCAGCAACGACGCCGCCAAGGCCGACGAGGCCAAGCGCCGCATCGAGCTGCTGACGGTGGAGGCCGAGGTCGGCCAAGTCTACGAAGGCCCGGTCACCAAGATCCTGGACTTCGGCGCGCTGGTGAACATCCTGCCCGGCAAGGACGGGCTGCTGCACATCAGCCAGATCGCGCACGAGCGCGTGGAGCAGGTCAGCGACTACCTGAAGGAAGGCCAGATCGTCAAGGTCAAGGTGCTGGAAACCGACGACAAGGGCCGCGTCAAGCTGTCCATGAAGGCGCTGCTGGAGCGCCCCGCGCGCGAAGACCGCCCCGAGGGCGAGAACGGCGGGCGTCGCGACTACGGCGACCGCGGCGACCGCGGCGAGCGGGGCCACCGTCGCAATGGGCGCGAGCACGAGCGCACCCCGCGCGATGAAGCCCCGCGCGACGAGGCCGGCGGTCAGGGAGAGGCTTGA
- a CDS encoding NADH-quinone oxidoreductase subunit D, with protein sequence MAEIKNYSLNFGPQHPAAHGVLRLVLELDGEVIQRADPHIGLLHRATEKLAEHKTYIQSLPYMDRLDYVSMMCNEHAYCLAIEKLLGLEIPIRAKYIRVMFAEITRLMNHLMWLGSHGHDCGASTMLLWTFREREDLFDMYEAASGARMHAAYFRPGGVYRDLPDSMPQYKQSKVKSAKAIEELNRNRQGSLLDFIDDFTQRFPACVDDYEVLLTDNRIWKQRTVGIGVVTPERALNLGLTGPMLRGSGIAWDLRKKQPYEVYDQMDFDIPVGKTGDCYDRYLVRVEEMRQSNRIIKQCVDWLRANPGPVIVDNYKIAPPPRVKMKTGMEDLIHHFKFFTEGFRLPVGETYVGTEHPKGEFGIYLVSDGANKPYRLKIRAAGFAHLAAYDELVRGHMIADAVAIIGTMDIVFGEIDR encoded by the coding sequence ATGGCTGAAATCAAGAACTATTCCCTGAACTTCGGTCCGCAGCACCCGGCGGCGCACGGCGTGCTGCGGCTGGTGCTGGAGCTCGACGGCGAAGTCATCCAGCGCGCCGACCCGCACATCGGCCTGCTGCATCGCGCCACCGAAAAGCTCGCCGAGCACAAGACCTACATCCAGTCGCTGCCCTACATGGACCGGCTGGACTACGTCTCGATGATGTGCAACGAGCACGCCTATTGCCTCGCCATCGAGAAGCTGTTGGGTCTGGAAATTCCGATCCGCGCCAAATACATTCGCGTGATGTTCGCCGAGATCACGCGGCTGATGAACCACCTGATGTGGCTGGGCTCGCACGGCCACGACTGCGGCGCGTCGACCATGCTGCTGTGGACCTTTCGCGAGCGCGAAGACCTCTTCGACATGTACGAGGCGGCCTCGGGTGCGCGCATGCACGCGGCCTATTTCCGCCCGGGCGGCGTCTACCGCGACCTGCCCGACAGCATGCCGCAGTACAAGCAGAGCAAGGTCAAGAGCGCCAAGGCCATCGAGGAGCTCAACCGCAATCGCCAGGGTTCGCTGCTGGACTTCATCGACGACTTCACCCAGCGCTTCCCGGCCTGCGTGGACGACTACGAGGTGCTGCTGACCGACAACCGCATCTGGAAGCAGCGCACCGTGGGCATAGGCGTGGTCACGCCCGAGCGCGCGCTCAACCTCGGCCTCACGGGGCCGATGCTGCGTGGCTCCGGCATTGCCTGGGACTTGCGCAAGAAGCAGCCCTACGAGGTCTACGACCAGATGGATTTCGACATCCCCGTGGGCAAGACGGGCGACTGCTATGACCGCTACCTGGTGCGCGTCGAGGAAATGCGCCAGTCCAACCGCATCATCAAGCAGTGCGTGGACTGGCTGCGCGCCAATCCCGGCCCGGTGATCGTGGACAACTACAAGATCGCTCCGCCGCCGCGCGTCAAGATGAAGACCGGCATGGAGGACTTGATTCACCATTTCAAGTTCTTCACCGAGGGCTTTCGCCTGCCCGTCGGCGAGACCTACGTGGGCACCGAACACCCCAAGGGCGAGTTCGGCATCTACCTGGTGAGCGACGGCGCGAACAAGCCCTACCGCCTGAAGATCCGCGCGGCGGGCTTTGCCCACCTGGCCGCCTACGACGAGCTGGTGCGCGGCCACATGATTGCCGATGCCGTGGCCATCATAGGCACGATGGACATCGTGTTCGGAGAGATAGATCGATGA
- the nuoE gene encoding NADH-quinone oxidoreductase subunit NuoE, translated as MISEATRERFAREVAKYPAEQKRSAVMACLAIIQQEQGWISQESEVAVAAYLDLPPIAVHEVTTFYNMYNQKPVGRFKLAVCTNLPCQLRGSQQAMEHLESKLGVKMGDTSADGMFTLQECECLGACGDAPVMLVNDRSMCSFMDNGKLDALIDGLRTAEDKA; from the coding sequence ATGATCAGCGAAGCAACCCGTGAGCGCTTTGCCCGCGAAGTGGCCAAGTACCCGGCCGAGCAGAAGCGCTCTGCGGTGATGGCCTGCCTTGCCATCATCCAGCAGGAACAGGGCTGGATCAGCCAGGAAAGCGAAGTGGCGGTGGCCGCCTATCTCGACCTGCCGCCGATCGCGGTGCACGAGGTCACCACCTTCTACAACATGTACAACCAGAAGCCCGTCGGACGCTTCAAGCTGGCAGTCTGCACCAACCTGCCCTGCCAGCTGCGCGGCAGCCAGCAGGCGATGGAGCACCTGGAGAGCAAGCTGGGTGTGAAGATGGGCGACACCAGCGCCGACGGCATGTTCACGCTGCAGGAATGCGAATGCCTGGGCGCCTGCGGCGATGCGCCGGTGATGCTGGTCAACGACCGCAGCATGTGCAGCTTCATGGACAACGGCAAGCTCGATGCGCTGATCGACGGCCTGCGCACCGCGGAGGACAAGGCATGA